In Spea bombifrons isolate aSpeBom1 chromosome 12, aSpeBom1.2.pri, whole genome shotgun sequence, the following proteins share a genomic window:
- the LOC128470545 gene encoding taste receptor type 1 member 3-like: MSCAPGAGSDLRRPKGQLRWVLRLNLQELTGALAMKFAVEEINNSSALLPRTRLGYEIYDSCGTSKVVLQGAVKFLSEGNSSELHVLCNYTSYKTRVTAVIGPSTSELVNPTGKLLSFFHLPQISFEASDENFSDKAKFRSFLRTVPSDTTLAHGITRLLKEFQWNWVAVVGSSDKYGEQGILQFANQASQNGICIAYQGYIPENPNNSAFNGSLQEIILEIQKSNVNVTILISSIYETQLFLSSVIKSKLKMVWVASPSWSLSQTIQQLPGIQDIGTIIGFAVRSKRLQGFEDYVRNILSLIQEERDVLQKSTTPSEDIVQKYFYQIQDLQTRCKECGLLSPTNITKILDPIGENLAYRVYLAVYCIGQALHHLIHGPDMNCSDDASNLLPWQLLDEIKSQSFRLNDDTFNFDSNGNLNIGYDIVTWRNYGKRMFVTVGDFQKKLTLRRLMIDWYTTKIPRSTCSRECAQGQIKITKGFHSCCFDCMTCPEGTFVNSSECSSCPVGEWSKPGSKTCQPPTFYYLTWGDSYVIAILIAMVVVMLLIFAVIVLLIKHLHTPVVSASGHLMSIIGLLGLICMCLSVFFYIGEPTQWMCLLQQPFLSMSFTILLGPILVKSIKLVFPSPPSRTYLHWVLNQGRWTIILSSFLGQVLFCAMYIKASQSFAMKVAAMDVDSLDIYLSCKYEPLLQFGLMFAYNGLLVLLSFICSFMAETPINRYNSARDITFAMLALILAWIIFIPTYVSTAAAYKSLIQIIFILSSCLGILATLFFPKCYIVIFKKELNCNEYFGICDEGDQSEKEM; this comes from the exons ATGTCCTGCGCCCCTGGAGCTGGCAGCGATTTAAGGAGACCCAAGGGTCAGTTGCGTTGGGTCCTAAG GCTCAATCTGCAAGAATTGACTGGTGCCCTTGCTATGAAATTTGCTGTAGAAGAAATCAACAACTCCAGCGCTCTCCTGCCACGCACAAGACTCGGATACGAGATATATGATAGTTGTGGGACTTCAAAAGTGGTTCTACAAGGAGCCGTAAAGTTTCTGAGCGAAGGGAACAGCTCTGAGCTTCATGTCCTTTGCAACTACACCAGTTACAAGACAAGGGTAACAGCTGTCATTGGCCCGTCAACCTCGGAACTGGTCAACCCTACTGGAAAGCTCTTAAGCTTCTTCCATCTACCCCAG attagcTTTGAAGCTTCCGATGAAAACTTTAGCGACAAGGCCAAATTCCGATCCTTTTTACGAACCGTCCCTAGTGATACTACTCTGGCCCACGGAATCACTCGCTTGCTGAAGGAATTTCAGTGGAATTGGGTAGCGGTAGTCGGAAGCAGTGATAAATACGGAGagcaaggaattttacaatttgCAAACCAAGCTTCTCAAAATGGTATCTGCATTGCCTACCAAGGTTATATTCCCGAGAACCCGAACAATTCTGCCTTCAATGGGTCGCTGCAAGAAATTATTCTAGAAATCCAAAAGAGTAACGTGAATGTGACCATTCTGATCTCTTCTATATACGAAACTCAGCTTTTTCTGTCGTCCGTAATAAAATCTAAATTGAAAATGGTTTGGGTTGCAAGCCCCAGTTGGTCTCTTTCCCAAACCATTCAGCAATTGCCTGGTATTCAAGATATCGGCACCATCATTGGTTTTGCTGTAAGGAGTAAAAGGTTGCAAGGATTTGAGGACTATGTTCGGAATATATTATCTTTGATTCAGGAGGAGAGGGACGTTCTTCAGAAGTCTACTACACCAAGTGAAGACATTGTCCAAAAATATTTCTATCAGATCCAGGATTTGCAGACCCGATGTAAGGAGTGCGGTCTTCTGTCTCCAACGAATATCACAAAGATATTGGACCCCATTGGTGAAAATCTAGCGTACAGAGTGTATTTAGCTGTATATTGTATCGGCCAAGCTCTACACCATCTTATACATGGCCCAGACATGAATTGCTCTGATGATGCATCCAACCTACTTCCTTGGCAA CTTCTGgatgaaataaagagtcagagcTTCAGGCTGAACGACGATACCTTTAACTTCGACTCCAATGGAAATCTAAACATTGGTTATGACATCGTGACCTggagaaattatggtaaaagGATGTTTGTCACGGTGGGAGATTTCCAGAAGAAACTGACCCTAAGGAGACTGATGATTGACTGGTATACCAccaag ATCCCACGGTCAACCTGCTCCAGAGAGTGTGCCCAGGGTCAGATCAAGATAACTAAAGGTTTCCATAGCTGTTGCTTTGACTGTATGACCTGTCCAGAAGGAACCTTTGTGAACTCCTCAG AATGTTCCTCTTGCCCTGTTGGTGAATGGTCTAAACCTGGAAGCAAAACTTGCCAGCCTCCAACCTTCTACTACCTTACATGGGGGGACAGCTATGTTATTGCCATTTTAATAGCAATGGTCGTTGTTATGCTTCTCATTTTCGCGGTGATAGTCCTGCTAATCAAGCATCTGCACACTCCAGTGGTCTCAGCATCTGGGCACTTGATGTCCATCATTGGCCTGCTTGGTCTGATCTGTATGTGTCTTTCTGTATTCTTCTATATCGGTGAACCTACACAGTGGATGTGTCTCCTGCAGCAACCTTTCCTGTCCATGAGCTTCACTATCCTCCTAGGACCAATATTGGTGAAATCCATTAAACTGGTGTTTCCCTCTCCTCCAAGCAGAACGTACCTGCACTGGGTCCTTAATCAGGGTAGATGGACAATCATATTATCCTCTTTCCTGGGACAGGTGCTGTTTTGTGCCATGTATATAAAGGCTTCACAATCTTTTGCGATGAAGGTGGCTGCTATGGATGTAGACTCTTTAGACATCTACCTCAGCTGCAAATACGAGCCTTTACTCCAGTTTGGGCTAATGTTTGCCTACAATGGCTTGCTGGTCTTATTATCTTTCATCTGCTCATTTATGGCAGAAACACCAATAAACAGATACAACTCTGCCAGAGATATCACATTTGCCATGCTGGCTTTGATTCTGGCATGGATTATCTTCATACCTACATACGTAAGCACAGCCGCTGCCTATAAATCTCTTatccaaatcatttttattctaaGCAGCTGTTTAGGAATTCTGGCAACTCTTTTCTTCCCTAAATGCTACATTGTCATCTTCAAAAAGGAACTGAACTGCAATGAGTATTTCGGGATCTGCGACGAAGGCGACCAATCGGAAAAGGAGATGTAG